The region acctccaccaagtgaatggactcgcaagtcaacttgctaaggaataactccacacaagttgacgagactacaccattctcctatcctaagtgcactcgagttcgggtacagaactcatctcacaaagatcaccaagcaaacaagcaattgatatatcaagcaaatcaagcattacaaacaatacagtaatcccaaattgcacaaaaatatgtcataacaatataatacaacaagtgtgaaaagttggcacAACCCACCAAGGAgatttatccccagcagagtcgccacttttctgtagcggtgtattcgttaccattggagatattaactaaatccaaggtaaatcatacaaagtcgagtcgccaccgcacttctatttatccaaaggaatggttagaaagcaaacaaaaacctaaagagttttacaaacaaaactagtaaaagacagagatctgggtaagggggttagttatgtcatgggaaggtgtcacgcttgttgcaaaaggttattgtttatgaaattgttttgtgcaaacatgattgaagagatgagaaaagaatatacaagtttatttatattttgtgtttggatggataaacccattgcctacgtaccctctcatgaaagataaggatcaaaaccccgtagttcgggtaaaagatttcaaaacagtgagtggattgattgttccaaaagccttaaggtcttttgttatcaaagggataaaactcgacctgaaaaaccacaagtccaccatgtgaggatagcttcgacatgctagtgaggggttagccctataataagcatggaagacttattgtccaatcactaaggacataggtgagtattacatctaccacaaagataactcaaacctaatagctaaaggttatggaaaatttgattaagaaagtggacaTGGAGCCACAAAAGAGACACATTTGAGTGGGTtgcattaaccaattagaagtacgtacaaaaatggtcaaagttgatttaaagattcaattcaaaatgagtgttatgaaaagaaaatttgaaaatcaaaggcataaggcctaggtttctaatgttgaaaacaagtgaatatgtttgcacaaaagattttggtttgggttaaggatgaaaaaggatcaaggttaagcatgcaagaggtgggAATAAAGGAATGCAAACACGAGTAGGGTGgctctcttgagatcatatggatgatccaagtaagtcccatcctttggaataaggcaacacaaGGTATAAACAACAAGCAAGTCTCATGAGAGAACCACAgaaagaggaaacagaatgccaatcaatggacttacatccaactcctaacaaaaCAAAACTGGAAATAGAATGctaatagatggacttatatctaactcctcaaaacaaaatggaaacagaatgccaatagatggacttatatctaactcctcaaaacgaacaaatgagcaaaagcaaacacatgcaaagcaatcaagcaaacaatgcatcacacactatatacatacaagaggctcaatcaaataggtgggctttagtcaagaggggtcatatcaacctcgacaaacaagccaaactgtaatggtaagctgtgagctcttaacctctaacattgagagttagggtgaagctgatcaaatatggaaatgaggatgagacctcatgctcttaaccctggcctgggtgagcttatgacaaagaaagcatggggatccagaatgtgggatcctattccacttgacagactctaaCCAAGATCTTGGGTgcttgttcaagagcatcagcacgtagtgcgagcatagtGAACGACTCACTaaataacaggggattgattgctaatcccttctatctgtcaattgcctcttcacttaggaggacttatcaaataacatgcctcatttggaggtctttggcacaaatgtaaacaatcacaaacagagcctcttaaggaggacttcagccaaaatgcctgccaaaaaggtgacaggacttccagactacatggagtaagagagtagctacctaagtggtgtatcaaccacaatccaaagctcaagcaagagctaaaagcaccaactaatgtacctgtacaaaagctaatCAGTTAGTATTTCAGACagaaaacaaacagacaaacagtccaactgttacacaattcaatgagcaatggtcaagcaatcaaatgaagcaatgagctcaaaCCTATCATTTAgaaccctacaaaacaacaatgttttagaattcaaatcatttgTATTTCACAAAGTAAGACCAAACCAAtcatcaatgctaaatgtccaaacctgaaacacaaagcacaattagtttatgtacaaaacactagtacaaagactaggttcaaaaccaaaccaaatgatgaaaacagaacttaatcttttgcacaaatcaagttcaaacatgtcataatatgtcctcaaaaggaccaacatcaactcataatgtaaaggcatcaaatgatcaatgtaaagcaaaggcaagcaaaggtgcacaaagtggacaatcaaattagaaaatccaaatcaaaacagaaatgcatccaatggctatgaaattttttatgaAAGTTACTTATGTTATGAACAAGCAAtgtgcaaaaaatcaaatccagaagagctcaaatgataggtgaacaaacatgcacaaattgaataccaaaaatgtgacacaaattgtcacaacatatcttcatgtgtccaaaacagtgatggcatatgataaaaattccaaaccaaagctcaaaaatcatatcacatgtgaggatcaagcatgcaaaatttcagatcaactggattaaagatgagcatttcacaaagcaatttggcataaggttcaaacaaaaaatcacaatttaaaaatccagcaacaaacaaattatgaaataaatgctataaaaaactagagattaaaacaagaatgtgaaaaacAATTGGACTCAAATTGGATcattctactattttttatgattttttgaagttgaacAAAATAATgtgaaataatatgaaataatggagggaaaatgaaaatttgaaaataaaacagCAAATGCAGCTACCAGGGATCGAACACACGCCTGGAAATGAGAAATCAAATTAAATTCTGAAAATGCGCAAGCCAGGTATCGAACACACGCCTGGAAGGATCCAAAATGTGAAACGCTGTGTTTCATCACACGAACCGTAGCAACATAACCAGACGCCGGAACAgtagttccggtcgtcttctccggccgtctccggcggagatgcatatgaaattttccagaattgCATGAACTTTATATGGATCGAAAGCTCTTCTCACCAGGATCACGAATATCACATTCATTTAACCTAATTCAAGCTAGGTTTTCCAGATCGAACacaaacattttcatcatccaAACTTTAAATTCACATATCATGATCAATATTCAGCCAAATCAAGATCTAAAACTATCATCATGCTCTGCATAACAAGATCTACACAATCATAGCAATAAATTGGCAAAAAGAGAAGATCAATTTTCAACCTACTTGAGATGAAGGTTGCTGGAATCGCGTGTTCAAGCTCTCCAAAGTTCTAGATCTCCTCCAATATCCTTGCCTTGAAGTTCTAAGCAAAAAGAAACCGTTGAAAACTCCTAGATCCAActcaatttcaagcttccatCTCCATGTTCATGTACATGAACTGCTCCAAATCTTGTTCAATTATCCAATCCAGATgatgattcttgctcagaattcttccatgatcatgaatgtgcaaagaaaatgaaggtttgtgtgaagaattttggatttcgaagagagagaattttggagggaaatgtgaattttcagatctcaaatCCTTCTCCTTTGcaaaacagttagggttttgcTTTTATACCACTCACTAATCACACTGAAATTAGGTTTAGGCtttggttaattgagattagaGAGATATGAGGTGAATTGCAAAATTGCCAAATGCACCTAGCATGGCCATGtagcacgtgaacagtaccatgcaaGCTGGGATTTCACTTAAAAACATCCAATAATCAACATGGAATTGGTATTTGGCTTGcatgatcaaccaaatttgaattatcaaaattccctccaaaatgaacatgtgTGCACAAGTGATCATATGAGATTTTTTTCATGCAAGGAAATGATTCAattggaaagtattggtcacaaggagcattttgcaaaaagagtggaccaatttggagttttgaatcaaaagttatgccatgttgaacttccatgcatgctttgtgatcatttggccataacttctcaaccaattatccgatggacatgatataggactttttgaaaagaggagagaaaaatcttcaactttcatgttcaccaaaaatccatttgaagcttctttgatgttggaaagtcaagttgaatgtggaccaaaaacttgccatttttggaaacttgaaattacaggtcactttccatttttggaaacttttgccatgacttcaaaatcttcaagatagatgtttgacatgatgaataagccttgtttgaacatgaatgggatgtctcaaatcatttcccccacctcaaagccctcaaTTGACTACATAGTTGATTATTTGGTCCTCTgatgaccttgacatgctttgatggacttgagcctttaccactttGGGATATTGCTTCAAAGtgaaccctagctcatataagctccatataatatcatgtggtcctcatctcaagaaaacACCTCAATTCAATGCACAAAGGAATTCCTTGAcctgatgattgcttcagctgcaaaacaaatgttagtgacatatttttgtgcttttggttagtgattaaaacaagaaaagcaatgatatataatgcaagcattcctggtgatctcaaaccactcacaggagatcccaacccaaagggaaaggaagccaagatgctcaaatgatccttgaggctatgcaatgcaatgcttatgatgccatgagggatctttgggacaaaattggggtcttacaatgtgGAGAAACTTCAGATGCAGCGGTAACAACAACAACGGATTGTACATTATTTCCAGAGTTCTGAAATTTTGTCTTTCCTTTAAATCCAAGTGGATAACCATGCTTCATGAAACAAGTCTCAACAGTATGATTTGTTCTTCCATAATGACTGCATACACGATTATGGCCACAAGCACCAAGAAAACCTTGAGTCTTGCTCTTTAAGTAGCTAGGTTTTCCATAAGAATTTCCTGAGTTGGTCTGGATTTGGAATGCCACAGGTTCCTCATCAGTAGGAGTAGGATGCCTAGTAGCAGTGGAACTGTACATCTCTCGTTCTTGTTGGATAACGAGGGAGAAGGTTTTGTCAATGTCTGACAGGGGATTCATCATCATAATTTCTGACTTAGAGTGTGTGAATTTTTCATTTAAGCCTTTTAGAAAGAGAATCATGCAGTCTTGTTCACGATACTTCCGAATTGAAGCAATAACACCACAAGAACAAGGTATGTCACATGAGCAGGTAAGAACAGGGTGATAATTTTCCAATTCATCCCACATAACCTTTAAATGAGTAAAGTAATTTGAGACATCAAGATTACCTTGGCGCATCTTGTACATGTCTTCTTGAATATCAGAAATGCGAAATAGATCACTGTGGGAAAAACGAGTTTGGAGGTTCTTCCAAACACCGACGGCGCTATCGATCCATATAACAGATTTGGCAATGGCTTCTGAGATGGAACGGTGTAGCCAAGCAAGGACCATGGTGTTGCATCGAATCCATGGGTCGTATAAAGGATCTGCTATCGGAGGTTTGGTTAAGGAGCCATCGATGAACTTTTCTTTGTTCTTGGAAATCAATGCGATATGCATCGATCTTGACCAACTATGATAATTCTTGTCGTCGAGTGTGGAGTCACAAGATTGTGTGTCGGGTTTTCAATAGGATGGAGATAGAAAGGATTTATGGAATTAGTTGAGAAATCATGGTAGTTCTGGTAAGCCATTGGAAGGGAAAAGGATCAAGAACCACAGAGGTGTTCTTGGAGGATACCGAATCTGCAGTGGAGGAAGTTGAGAGAGGAAAAAAATGCAGACCAATGTAAAAGCAGTAAAATGAAGAAGGATATCAATGGCTACCAGAGCATTTTAGCTCTGATACCATGTTGATGGTACATTGGTGATGCTGCAGTGATGCATAAAGCCATGAAGAAAAACATGGATGAAAGATAGCAAAATAGGATATGAAGAAGATAAAAGAATGATGTGTAAAAATCTTATTCAACGAGTCAATCTTACAAGACTATATCAgccaatatatatatatacactgGGTAAAGActtgtagcgggaaattcatgatcatcaacctattgacaagctagagatcaattaacaagagtcgccaccacgcttttattgtttccaagggaaaagggaaaaagtatgaacgaaacccaaatagtaagaagttctcaaataaaaactaataaaagtcagagatcacaggtaagggggttcgttacacatagggaaggtgttagcacccaaagtgtcataggtactcctatggagccctttttgtgtgcatatgttttttgtacaaattgatgtttacaaacaaatagaatgcggggatgagaaaagaattcattaattatattttcgtgtttgacaagaccttcggtcttgtgcctacgtaccaacataaaaatgagggatcaaaacctcgtagttcgtgctataaatttcaaaatgagtgtgttggtttttaacaaaatttaagtttgaaaggcacaaaggcctgaaaatgatttgaatgagttagttctttttttggatttttgaaattttaagtcaagtatagttaagtttatttacaagttttatttaagaaaagaagtttgaaaatgcaatggcataagaccaaagtttctatctttgttgcaaaagtggtcaaagtttagaacaaaagtagttcacacaaagaaggttttgaaaaatggagggagagattttgaaattaaagaaatggggagagATGAAGAGATTATCCTATGCACAAcattaaaagtttagagttgaaaagatctgaccaaatgggggcaatccaatagacaagtatgtcaatagaaacccagaattcccttggaattttagaatcaaacaaacacacagatgcacaattatattatcttgaagagcaaggcatcaaataaagatggccttatccaagcttatccacttcatgatcttcttcaaaatagcccatgtagtagatgaattccacaagtcacaggttcaacataatagcttaacaatgatcaataTTGCAtatgaatcttagagagatcttcaaagacgtatcagatgaaattcaaattgcaagcacttggttcttcaacaaattggcattggccaagtccattagcaaaggaatgttgcctaagttctaagtccaacTGGTCCACtgatcaagccaacagtccacacaaaggttttttagggttttcgttgttattatgtacattaatggtcaaagaccacacaaacaagcaaagtagcacaaaacaaaatatatcacacaacatggtccaaatggacatagtgaaaattacattaacataaacaattataatgatatgtataatggcaaatgataatagagtgctaaaagtaaattgcattaaaagtaagagcttgaaattaaaattcaatagttagtaagttagaagttagttttgttttgcttttgatttcaagacattctttggagaacactcaacccacttgccacaagcatggatccttgaaccaaaacatcttccaaaggaaggaaagaaggccaagtttccacacaataccatggaagaggggagacttacaatctcactaactagaatgcttatgccttttatgtcacaaattcGCGTTATGTTAAGCgatcgtaattggacttatgcagaagtcacaactatttgaggtcgggcaatagacttttggttttaatgcatgttggagacatagtattatgaactatgctcattaaacataccacacacaaaaaaatatgcaacagatgtggcctaatctcatccatactcatgttaatctttcaatcaactagcattaggactttgagatgtcattggccaattggaaatgaatgaatgaagaaggggaattagaagaaggggaaggggatgaatgagatcacaaattggtcaaaggaggacttttaccaaattaatatcattcactcattttgggagatggaatgtacattccatcaatcccctaaatccaatgatattaacttgacaaagtcaaatcaaacttgaccaaggcccaacaacaaataagaaactcaaacaagtcaatacaaatggtcaacacaatttaaatggcatttattcaattaaaaataataaaataatgcatttaattcaaatatgttttatccaattcctaaaatctcatcaaaacaccaaagaaatggttatgagatttatcataggtcaaacaaggtcaaaggaccttgtagaaaaaaattcataatttttggacatttaaaaatatttttaaacaattaaaaacaaatgaaaaatcaattaattcatgtaaaatattaataataatccaaaaaataattttaattcagaatatgaaagagaaaaatatttgaaattttttggtgaaagtcccatattttttggatcaatattgaatttaatatgaattattgaagaaaatgaaattaaaataaaatatcagatttctaaattacgtggaccatcagatctccctcattaattgaggtgggagatctgatgatccaaaacgcgcgttccatgtgttcctgagtcaaccgcgtggcaTAGATGGTAATCAAAACAAACGCTCAGGATTAGAACATGAAAGGAGGATCCTATGGTTCAGATGCAAGACAcatcatcgccggagccagagctcttGTCATATTCCCCGGTGAGCTTCACTGaactggtcaagatgaaccatcaccaaaataacaaacagggacatgatcttgaagaaaaaatggcactgagctcgaatctgacctccaattcctccaattccaaatatattaagagatatgtggaattgaaaaatgaggtacatgatatgagttgcttcgatttgacctcaaagcaactcaatattcttgcctacattgggaggacttcagacaatcaaagaatcaatggaattgagcaataaattgagagaatcgaagagtttaaaatttctgcaaattaccttcaagggaggtctgaacttgatggatcttgagcTTGCTTGCACTTGGACTCACTCTAATTTCTTacaggagaggaatggaaaggtttagaagcaatggattcctggagaattgaattccaaaatagtggagattcaagctcaaattcaaatgaatttatcagggttatcctacgagagtgaagggttttcagTGGGGATTtaaagctggcgcaatgtgtgtgttaTTTCTGAGCAAATGGAGCTTAACTTATAGAGGAatcaagtgatatttgcacactcacttccactttccaaaattggcaaatgatgatgccatgctGCATGGGCGCACATAGGCCCATGAACTGATGGTTTGAAGGTTCAAATTGAAGATCGGATGCTTTGAAGAttgattggattgcaaggcaactgaacattgatgcttgaagttggatccatgcaAAATGATATCATCATGTTTAGGCCATGCGCggcctatgcatttcaagtccaaaatgaaagaatttaagctctttggaaaggtgagatcaagaggaacaagtttgatgttgaacactttttaatttggaacttggaacttggagaaatttgacatataaatttttttctgtgtcaagccatatgtctcagtattccaccttgcttaactttttataggagcttcaaatgagaaaagtgtcttcataaaagttgtatctctctcaaagacaTTAAAActggtcaccaatttcatgtcctttggatttgaaatgatagagttatgtatttttgaagtttggaaaaatcacttgatcaatggtataaatcaaaagtgacctataatgtagcctcatatcacatgctcaaaaaagttgaattagttCCCACTCCgaacataaaagttgaagtagacacatttaatttgattttgaaacttggaaatcttccatctaaaaaaaattgagcaagttatggccttgggaagttgactttcaaattagggtttagacaaaatgacctataatatttcaacataggaaatgattttccaagcaaaactagatctaggtctcaacatgaaagttgtttgtaatgtaatttagagtaagttttatcttggaataatttacatatggtgaaaattgtaggagatagggtctagggagacccagttttgattacatgaattcatctgaccaaccaccataaaccaacttgctaatttccaattctcttgactttctaggctcatggtagatcatatatgcataagatgatgaaattttaagtttccctagagaaatttgatcaattagtgagataacttgttggagaagttactcaagatacccagtcaaactagggtttccaaggcaaatcaccctcaaactcttgaagcaaacttgatcaatataacatgtaggaatcattgggactcatatatgatgttaataaccattcttgaatcaattattggttgtacactttattcatgagggtctcaaaccctagatgtgatcttgatgaatcaatgagatcatgccctacctacaaaagagttagacaaatagaaaggcatgtttttggtattttggttagtgaaatgataaatacaagtatgatataatcacaaagtgcttggtgatctctcccaaaacaaacccaatggaaaggggtaaggaggatgccaaggtatgatcccaatgctaatgcttatgatgaaattgcatgagggatattagggtcaaaattggggtcttacatctgcccctatttaaggacattctaactaaggaggtgaaggttaaaatcttcggctcgactcagtagaatgggcttaaataataacatatagaaacaaattttggtccctaagagacctcatgatgcaaatgatatgaatgcaaaagtaaattctttgtggggaaatattgccacaaaagaaaagaaatcagagagaccgaaagtccataggagtataatatattccgtaaggaaaactcgctgaggagacagagactctgggggataaaggaGTCATGCGTAGGCCAGGTTACGACTTAAAACCGAtgggggactagagggattccacaaaaaatggaaagactcagtcggggaaacaacaacctcTGCAGAGGGTACAAGTAAGTCAGGGTAAAACTGAGTTACTCGACTCACGCTGGAGAGAAACAACGATTGCAttaaggaaatgcgcactcaactcaactggggaagaaataaaattccaacacaggaggagcagaaatctattatctattacctgctattgggtaaggagataataaaaatctgacagagagaacattcgtcaccggttaagatgaacatatcaaggatgactcgctgaggaaaagccaggatgaagtattcattaccggttactgggtaagaatagccttgcaggggaaaactgcagaaaaataggatttacaactaccagtta is a window of Lathyrus oleraceus cultivar Zhongwan6 chromosome 6, CAAS_Psat_ZW6_1.0, whole genome shotgun sequence DNA encoding:
- the LOC127095511 gene encoding uncharacterized protein LOC127095511, with product MHIALISKNKEKFIDGSLTKPPIADPLYDPWIRCNTMVLAWLHRSISEAIAKSVIWIDSAVGVWKNLQTRFSHSDLFRISDIQEDMYKMRQGNLDVSNYFTHLKVMWDELENYHPVLTCSCDIPCSCGVIASIRKYREQDCMILFLKGLNEKFTHSKSEIMMMNPLSDIDKTFSLVIQQEREMYSSTATRHPTPTDEEPVAFQIQTNSGNSYGKPSYLKSKTQGFLGACGHNRVCSHYGRTNHTVETCFMKHGYPLGFKGKTKFQNSGNNVQSVVVVTAASEVSPHCLDI